In Chryseobacterium oryzae, the genomic stretch TTATTGATGTCACCACTTCCAGAGAAGAATATATCTACATTGATAAAGGTAATGGTTTGATGGAACGCCGAATCACCAGAATGCGTCCGGGAACTTTAGGGATTTGTGCCGCAATTCAGCATAAATATAATATAGATACCGTTCCGCATTTGCTTTGCGGAGGTTTTACCAAAGAAGAAACCGAATATCTTTTGGTAGATTGTATGTATCTGGGAATTGATAATATTATGGCACTTCGTGGCGATGCGATGAAAGGACTTCAGTATTTTGAGCCAACTCAGGGAGGTCATGCGAGTGCAATGGATTTGGTTCATCAAATTAATGATTTGGGGAGAGGTAAATATCTTCACAATCAGGACGAAATTTGTGATGAACACAACAAATTCTGCATAGGCGTGGCCGGTTATCCCGAGAAGCATATGGAAGCACCCTCTATGAATTATGATCTGAAATGGTTAAAACAAAAAGTTGATGCCGGTGCAGATTATATTGTGACGCAAATGTTTTTCGACAATAAAAAATTTATAGAGTTTGTGAAGAAAGCAAGGGAAATGGGAATTACTGTTCCTATTATTCCCGGAATTAAGCCTATTGCAACCAAAAAGCATTTGAAATTACTGCCTCAGGTATTTAAAATAGATTTACCGGAGGATTTAATTAACGCTGTTGAAAATGCCAGAAATAATGAAGCAGTTAAACAAATTGGGATAGAGTGGGCAGTCAGCCAGTGCAGAGAGTTGCTGGATTTCGGAGTTCCTGTACTGCACTTTTATTCTATGGGTAAAAGTGATAATATTAAGAAAGTGGCAGGAGAACTTTTTTAATTGAATATTTAAAATTAGGGCGGAGCCTTTGGCTCCGCCCTAATTTTATCCTGAAAAATTCAACTTTATGCTGTAGTATCGGGTGCAAAAACTCTTTTTGCCAATTCCTGATCAAAAAGATATAACGCAGACGGATTATCGGATACCATTTTAATTTTCGTTACCAACTGAGAGGCACTTGCTTCTTCTTCTACCTGCTCATTAATAAACCACTGCAAGAATGATGTAGTTGCAAAATCTCCTTCCTCATTGGCATTTTTAACAATGTTAAAAATACTTTTTGTTACTTTTTTCTCATGCTCCAGAGCCTTTTCAAAAATGTCGATTGCACTTTCGAATTCATGTGGAGGTTTAGAGATTTCCCCTAAAATAATGTTACTCCCAACATCGTTAAGATAATCAAACATTTTGTCGGCATGCATTAGTTCTTCTTTGCTTTGTACACGGAAGTAATTGGCAATTCCGTCTAAATCTTTTGAAGAAAACCATGCAGACATCGAGAGATAATATTGTGCTGCGTACTGCTCATGAGCAATTTGCTCGTTAATGAGCTGTGCAATTTTTTCACTAACCATAATATAAATTTGTATTCAAAAATAATCATTAAAAGGGAAATTCAAAAGTTTTAGACTCAATTTAAGTTTAGAACGAATACAAAAAGGACAGGAAATATCCTGCCCTTTCAACATTAAAATCAAAATTATAAACTACTTTTCTTTTTACATAGAAGCATCCGGATGAGGTTTTTTCATCATTTTTCTTTCCCCATTTACTGCTCTGTCTTTCATCATCGCCTTTCTTTCTTCTATTTTTGCTTTTCTGGAAGCCTGCCATTTTTCAAACTGATCTGGTGAAAGAATGTTCTTCATTTCGTTGTCCATTTGTTGTTTTCGGGCTTTCATCTGCTCAAATTTTGCCTGTCTTTCACCTTTGTTTTTCTCGAACTCTTCACGCATTTCAGCTTTGCGTTGTTCGTGTAAGTTTTTTATTTTATCTACCTGAGCTTGGTTCAAATTCAGTTCCTTTTGCATATCAGAGAGTCTTTGCTGTTCCTTCATCTCCATTTTTTTCTGCATTTCTTCTTTATTAAATTTTTTACCATCTGGTTTTATTTGCGCCATTGCTAAACTTCCTGTTGCAATAAATAACGCTAATACTAATTTTTTCATGGGTTTGAATATGTATTTGTTATATCTTTTTGATGAAAAAAAATAGTTGAGGTTAAAAATTAAATTCATAAAATAAGTTAAATTTTATTATTAAATATTTAATAATATTTTAAAAATAAAAGAGAGTAAATAAAAATATTTACTCTCAATACCACTCAAATATAATATATGAAAACTAAAAAAAACTAATTTCTTACTAAATTTCCTCGGAATCCTGAACTTCTTCCCTCGCCACGGTTATTATTTTCCTGTCTTGGCATGCTGTTCTGAATTCTTGGACTTGAATTTTCCATTCTTGGCTGGTTTCTAAATCCTCCGTTGTCTCTCGGAGTTATAACCTGAGGTCTGGGAGACTCAAAATTTCTAGGTTGATTATTTCTGAAACCACCATTATCTCTTGGAGTAATTACTTCTGGACTTGATGCATTGGGAGTACTTGGCTGATTATTTCTAAAACCGCCATTGTCTCTTCCTCCAAATCCGGAATTTCCTCTCGTTCCCATATCCGGATTTCTAAAACCTGAATTGGATCTTGTATTTCCAGTATCGTTTCGGAATCCTGAATTTCCATTCGGAGTACCATTTCTAAAGCCAGAATTTCTTACAACATTCAGTGTAGGATTATCATTTCTAAAACTGTTTCTATCTACTCTGTAAACATTAATATTTACGTTTCTATATCGCGGCATCACCCGAAATCTCGGAACATAATAAGTTCTTCTATAATTCTGGAAATAAGCAATAGGATTGTAACCATTATAATATCTGTTTTGGAAAACTACAAATACTCTTGGTCCTAAAATTCTTTCCATTGCATAAAACCTGTCATAATACCATCTGTCCGGATTGTATCGGTAAAAATTATCCCAAGCTGCAAAATTAGAATAGAGATTATTAAGGTATAAAATCTGATCTATTTGCCAACGGTTGAGTCTCTGCTGTACAAAAAAACGATTCCAGTCTATATTATAGATACTTTGTCGGTAATCATTATAATAACTTTGGTAATAATCCTGTGGATAATAATCTTGCGGATAATTGTAATAGTAATCGTCTGGGAACAAATTTCGGTCATCTTCGTCACTATAATAGTCATCATTATTGCCGTAATAACCATTGTTGCCCCATCCGTTATTTGGATATTGCTGCGCAAAAGCAAAAGATGCTAAGCCGAGCGCTAATCCTATAAATATTTTTTTCATTTCTTAAATAGTTAATTGGTTGGTTAAATAAAAACTTTCGTTCTTGTCTTTTTGATGCAAATACAAAAAAGAAGTTAAATCTTAAGATTTAACTTCAGGTTTAATTTATTTTAAATATTTGATAATCAGTGAAATATTTTTTAGTTTCTTCCGCTGTCATTAATCCATTCTGAAATTTTTTGGTTAAATTCTGAATAATTCACAAGAGTATCCAAATTTACATGCATTCTGTATCGCCAATAGTGAGGAAATACTGCGGGATTATTAATTCTCTCATTGTCTTCAAGATGATTAACTAGATTATAATCTGTGGCAAAAAATTCCTGAATAGGAAAAATAACCAACATAGCATCATTATACAAATGCTGTTTCATAATTATTTCAGCTAAATATGGTTCTAAATTTTCAGGAGCTTTTCCGAACTGTCCTAATTGCTCATTAAAATATTTCTGAGTTAATTCCGCATTTTCTTTCCACCATTGTCTTAATGTAGAACTATCGTGCGAAGAAGCGGTTACCACATTCATATATCCAGCATTTTTCGGATTGTAAAACGGAATGCTTTCTGATGGCATTCTTTGTACTTTTAGCGCGATAATGGCTAATTCGTCCATTACTTCAGGGACACACGCCGGAACTAATCCTAGATCTTCTCCGCAAATCAGCATATCTGTTGCATTTAGAATCACGGGAAGTTTCTCCATTGCACTTTGCTTCCATAATTGGTCTTGTCTTTTAAAGAAATAATCCTGATAAAGTTCATAAATAGAAGATTTTTCCCAATCGGTAAGGTAATAATAAGATTCTGTTCGGAATGCATTAAACCTTGGATGATAAACCGTTTCTCCATTTTTTTCTTCAGTTACAAAAAGAACATTCGCACAAAGTGTTATCAGATTTTCAGAAAAATCATCAGACTTTTCTTTGAAGTAATCTGAAATTTTTCTCTGAGTATTAAATTCTTCCTTGAACCTAAAAGTTCCATCTTCTTTCTTTTCTAAGAATTCGAGAGCTTTTTCGGTTTCATTTCCGAAATATTTCCTTACAATTTCTTCATTGATGAATGGTGTACAATATCTTTCAAAATTAAAAGGGATATGACGGATGTTGAATTCTTCTGTTGTTACAGGAACTGCGGGATAAAAATATCCTAAAATGCCTTGTGTAGCAGAAATTGGCATTCTCCAGATCCGGAAAAACCCTAGAATATGGTCTATTCGCATTGCATCAAAATATTGTTCCAATGCTTTGAAACGGTTTTTCCACCATTGGTATTGGTCTGCCTTCATAGCTTCCCAATTATAAGTTGGGAATTCCCAGTTTTGTCCGATTTCTGTAAATTGATCTGGTGGTGCTCCTGCCTGAAAATTCATACCGAAAAGTTCAGGTTCTGTCCAAGCTTCAACAGAATATCTGTAAATACCAATGGGTAAATCACCTTTTAATGAAACTCCTACGGAATGGATATATTGCAGAGCTTCCTTTAACTGCCGATGAAGCTGATACTGAACCCAGGAATGCAGCATAGCTTCTTCGTAATCTTTATTTTTTGGATTGAAAAATGGAGCAACTTTTCCTGCAATATATTTTTTGTGAGTTTTCCAGTGATTGAAATTTGGGGTTTTATTTTTATCTCTCAATACACAGAAAGCTGAGTAAGGAAGAAGCCAACGTTCATTGTCTTTAAGGAATTTTTTAAAATTTCTGTCTTTAAAAATATTCTCTTTTTCAGATTGAAAAATGGCTTTCAGATATTTCCATTTACCTGCAATCATTTTTTCGTAATCGATAAGATTCAGCGAATTTAAGTAAGCTTTTTCTTTTAGAAAATCGTTTTCTAAATGTTGAGGAATCTCATAATCAAGATTTTCAAGAGAAATGTACTGTGGATGTAACGCATATACAGAAATCGCGGCATACGGATAAGAATCTGTCCAAGTGTAATTTGCGGTGGTATCATTAATGGGTAAAACCTGAATAATTCCCAGTGAGGTTTTCTGTGCCCATTCTGCAAGTTTTTTCAAATCTGAAAATTCACCAACTCCAAAACCGTTTTCAGAACGTAAAGAAAAAACGGGAACTGCAACTCCTGCAGCATGATACATATATTGAGATTTGAATTTGAAATAATAGTCATTCATTATTTGCAGCACTTCCTTTTGGCTGTTTGGGAAAGCCGATCGGTTACTGCCTGTTTCTACATCGATTATTTTTTGAAGTTTGTTATCGAAAACCGAATATTTATATTCTATGATATTGTTTTCAGGAATTTCTACGGCAGCTTCCCAAATTCCTGCATCGGTTTGTACCATGCGAACTGCTTTGCCATAGTTCCATCCGCCTAAAGATGGTGTATTGCCAATAATTGCTATTTCCCAATCGGGGTTATACAGCGGAGCTTCAATTTTAAAGAGATGCGTATTTTTTTTTAAAATAGAAACCTTTTTAAAAGATAGGTTTCTGAGCTTATTCTTTAATATTTTGTTGTTGAGATAATTTTCGGGAAGATTCTTAGAATTCCACTCATCAAAAATTGCAAATTCTTTATAATTGTGAGGGAAGTTCAGAAGATGATTCACAGGTTCTTTTCTTAAAATATTCCCTTCATTATCTGCGATATGATAGTAATATTCTATGTTTTTAGAAAAAAAATCTATTTCAACTTTCCAAGCTCCGTTGCCTGTATGAAACATTTTATGGCTTCTTGGTGGTAAATTTTTTTCTAAAAGGATGAGTTCTAAATTTTCACCCGGTTTTGTATAATAGATTATATTGAAATATAATTTCATCTCATATTTTTTTTAAAAATACGGTTAAAATTTTGAAAATTAATACGTAACCAAATCAAATTTTCATTAAAAAACCTCTTCTGTAATGGAAGAGGTGGAGATTTTTAGTATTTTCAGAAAATTATTTTGTTACTAATATTTTTTTTGACAATAAAACTTTCCCTTTATCATTTTTAATATTTACTAAATAAGCTCCTGTTGGAACATTTCTTAAGTTAATCTGCTGAGAAAGATTTCCGCCTTTCACAAATAAGTTTGTATTAAAAATTACTTTTCCGGAGGCATCCAAAACCGCTAATTTAATATTTCCCTGAATATTTTTGTCATTCACATTCACGGTAAAAGACTGATCTTCTATTTTAGTAGGAAAAACATCAATATTTGCCATTGCTGGCGTTGCTGTAACTCTGTCGTTTACAAAATATTTGCTTGCCAAGTCGTAAATATGAAGGTTTTGCTCTCCGGGAAGTTGCTTTGCTTCAAGGTTTTTTAAGCTTAATTCGTATAAGGGTGCTCCTTTTGCACTGGCAATTACAATATTCCCTTTTGCATTTACGGCCGCTCCGTTTACCGAATAATTTTCGGGTAAGCCGCTTATTTTTCCGATAAATTTTGCCGTTAATTCTTTTGGTGAAATTTTAAAAATGTTTCCTGATACAGAAAATACATAAAAATTGTTGTCTGCATCGGCAATCATGTCTCCTCCGAAGCCGCTTTCTATCGCAGTAAAAGAATTTTTACCGTTTGAAACATCATCTTTAATAATTCCCAGATCTTTTACAGAATATTCTCCATTCTTTTTGCTTATCTGAATAAATTGTGTTCCGGCATTATTGATCGCATAAATATTTCCATCATATCCCGTAGCCATTCTGGTAATATGCGAATTAATATCGCATGGAGTTACTTTTGCAACAGAATTTTCAATTAAAGTAATTTCTTTTGTGTTTTGGTTTAAAATATACACATTGGACGAAAACATAGGCATGTAGACCAGATTGTTCCCGGATAAATCGTATGCCAATGCAGCTAGATTGTTGCCTGA encodes the following:
- the metF gene encoding methylenetetrahydrofolate reductase [NAD(P)H], yielding MKITDHIKNANGKTLFSLEVVPPQKGIGIEDLYKNIDPLMEFKPPFIDVTTSREEYIYIDKGNGLMERRITRMRPGTLGICAAIQHKYNIDTVPHLLCGGFTKEETEYLLVDCMYLGIDNIMALRGDAMKGLQYFEPTQGGHASAMDLVHQINDLGRGKYLHNQDEICDEHNKFCIGVAGYPEKHMEAPSMNYDLKWLKQKVDAGADYIVTQMFFDNKKFIEFVKKAREMGITVPIIPGIKPIATKKHLKLLPQVFKIDLPEDLINAVENARNNEAVKQIGIEWAVSQCRELLDFGVPVLHFYSMGKSDNIKKVAGELF
- a CDS encoding 4-alpha-glucanotransferase; the protein is MKLYFNIIYYTKPGENLELILLEKNLPPRSHKMFHTGNGAWKVEIDFFSKNIEYYYHIADNEGNILRKEPVNHLLNFPHNYKEFAIFDEWNSKNLPENYLNNKILKNKLRNLSFKKVSILKKNTHLFKIEAPLYNPDWEIAIIGNTPSLGGWNYGKAVRMVQTDAGIWEAAVEIPENNIIEYKYSVFDNKLQKIIDVETGSNRSAFPNSQKEVLQIMNDYYFKFKSQYMYHAAGVAVPVFSLRSENGFGVGEFSDLKKLAEWAQKTSLGIIQVLPINDTTANYTWTDSYPYAAISVYALHPQYISLENLDYEIPQHLENDFLKEKAYLNSLNLIDYEKMIAGKWKYLKAIFQSEKENIFKDRNFKKFLKDNERWLLPYSAFCVLRDKNKTPNFNHWKTHKKYIAGKVAPFFNPKNKDYEEAMLHSWVQYQLHRQLKEALQYIHSVGVSLKGDLPIGIYRYSVEAWTEPELFGMNFQAGAPPDQFTEIGQNWEFPTYNWEAMKADQYQWWKNRFKALEQYFDAMRIDHILGFFRIWRMPISATQGILGYFYPAVPVTTEEFNIRHIPFNFERYCTPFINEEIVRKYFGNETEKALEFLEKKEDGTFRFKEEFNTQRKISDYFKEKSDDFSENLITLCANVLFVTEEKNGETVYHPRFNAFRTESYYYLTDWEKSSIYELYQDYFFKRQDQLWKQSAMEKLPVILNATDMLICGEDLGLVPACVPEVMDELAIIALKVQRMPSESIPFYNPKNAGYMNVVTASSHDSSTLRQWWKENAELTQKYFNEQLGQFGKAPENLEPYLAEIIMKQHLYNDAMLVIFPIQEFFATDYNLVNHLEDNERINNPAVFPHYWRYRMHVNLDTLVNYSEFNQKISEWINDSGRN
- a CDS encoding ferritin, which produces MVSEKIAQLINEQIAHEQYAAQYYLSMSAWFSSKDLDGIANYFRVQSKEELMHADKMFDYLNDVGSNIILGEISKPPHEFESAIDIFEKALEHEKKVTKSIFNIVKNANEEGDFATTSFLQWFINEQVEEEASASQLVTKIKMVSDNPSALYLFDQELAKRVFAPDTTA
- a CDS encoding T9SS type A sorting domain-containing protein — translated: MAYDLSGNNLVYMPMFSSNVYILNQNTKEITLIENSVAKVTPCDINSHITRMATGYDGNIYAINNAGTQFIQISKKNGEYSVKDLGIIKDDVSNGKNSFTAIESGFGGDMIADADNNFYVFSVSGNIFKISPKELTAKFIGKISGLPENYSVNGAAVNAKGNIVIASAKGAPLYELSLKNLEAKQLPGEQNLHIYDLASKYFVNDRVTATPAMANIDVFPTKIEDQSFTVNVNDKNIQGNIKLAVLDASGKVIFNTNLFVKGGNLSQQINLRNVPTGAYLVNIKNDKGKVLLSKKILVTK